One region of Effusibacillus lacus genomic DNA includes:
- a CDS encoding heavy metal translocating P-type ATPase gives MSHTAAGAEKEAIHKERVELAITGMTCAACSTRVEKRLNKLTGVLKANVNLASEKAMVEYDADATNVKAIIDLVEKTGYGAKEIVQVNEDEERLRRKKEYEKLELRLIIASLLTLPFLIEMTGMFAQSEVMVSEYLQFGLATIVQFWIGWRFYEGAYKSLRGGSANMDVLVAIGTSAAYFYSVYYTFVEPGDIYYEASTVIITLILLGKFLELRAKGRTSEAIKKLMKLQAKTARVIRGDREQDIPIEEVRVGDIILVRPGEKVPVDGIITEGHSTLDESMITGESVPVSKAVGDEVIGATINKHGSFRFRATKVGKDTALAQIIRLVDEAQGSKAPIQRLADKIAGIFVPVVMGIAVITFLITWLLTDFQTAMIHAVAVLVIACPCALGLATPTAIMVGTGRGAESGILIKGGESLETAHKITTVVLDKTGTITKGKPEVTDLVPAGSFSERKLLRLAASGEIGSEHPVAGAIVEKAKAEGIDLAESSHFQAIPGHGIEAEVDGKKVLIGNLKLMKDRGVDVSDWTRQMEELESEGKTVMMAAVEGSLAGLLAVADTVKETSAEAIDALKQMGIEVVMITGDNRRTAEAIARQVGIERVLAEVLPEHKAEQVSQLKEQGKVVAMVGDGINDAPALAAADVGMAIGTGTDVAMEAADVTLMRGDLRSIPDAISLSKMTMKKIRQNLFWAFIYNVIGIPIAAFGFLSPIIAGAAMALSSVSVVSNSLLLKRWKAS, from the coding sequence GATGACCTGTGCCGCCTGTTCAACCCGTGTAGAAAAACGGCTGAACAAATTAACCGGAGTTTTGAAGGCAAACGTTAACCTTGCCAGTGAGAAAGCGATGGTTGAATATGATGCGGATGCAACGAACGTAAAAGCAATCATCGACTTGGTTGAAAAAACGGGTTACGGCGCTAAGGAAATCGTCCAGGTAAACGAAGATGAGGAACGCCTGCGTCGGAAGAAGGAATACGAAAAACTCGAACTTCGATTGATTATAGCTTCCTTGTTGACATTGCCGTTTTTGATTGAAATGACAGGAATGTTCGCCCAGTCGGAAGTCATGGTATCCGAATATTTACAGTTCGGGCTGGCAACCATTGTCCAGTTCTGGATCGGGTGGCGGTTCTACGAAGGAGCGTATAAGTCCCTTCGTGGCGGAAGCGCCAACATGGATGTGCTGGTCGCGATCGGTACATCCGCAGCTTATTTTTACAGCGTTTACTATACGTTCGTCGAGCCGGGCGATATCTATTACGAAGCGTCCACCGTCATTATCACGCTTATCCTGTTGGGCAAGTTCTTGGAACTGCGCGCCAAAGGACGCACTTCCGAGGCAATCAAGAAGCTTATGAAACTGCAGGCAAAGACCGCGCGTGTAATCCGTGGTGACCGGGAGCAGGACATTCCGATTGAAGAGGTAAGGGTCGGAGACATTATTCTTGTTCGTCCCGGAGAAAAAGTGCCTGTTGATGGCATCATCACGGAAGGCCATTCCACACTGGATGAATCGATGATTACGGGTGAAAGCGTACCGGTGAGCAAAGCGGTCGGTGACGAAGTAATTGGGGCCACAATAAATAAACACGGATCTTTCCGGTTTCGAGCGACAAAAGTGGGAAAAGACACAGCCCTTGCGCAGATTATCCGTCTCGTTGACGAGGCCCAAGGATCGAAAGCTCCCATTCAGCGCTTGGCAGACAAGATTGCCGGCATATTCGTACCGGTTGTCATGGGAATCGCCGTTATCACCTTCCTGATCACCTGGCTGTTGACTGATTTTCAAACGGCCATGATTCATGCAGTTGCGGTTCTGGTCATTGCCTGTCCGTGTGCCCTGGGGCTGGCCACACCAACGGCCATTATGGTGGGCACCGGTCGTGGGGCCGAGAGCGGAATTTTGATCAAGGGCGGAGAATCCCTGGAAACAGCCCATAAAATAACGACTGTAGTACTGGACAAGACGGGAACCATTACCAAGGGCAAACCGGAAGTGACCGATCTTGTGCCTGCCGGTTCTTTTTCAGAGCGGAAACTGCTGAGGTTGGCCGCAAGCGGCGAAATCGGGTCGGAACACCCGGTGGCCGGGGCAATCGTGGAGAAGGCGAAGGCAGAAGGCATTGATCTTGCGGAATCCAGTCATTTTCAAGCCATTCCGGGACACGGAATCGAAGCGGAAGTGGACGGGAAGAAGGTTCTCATCGGCAACCTGAAATTGATGAAGGACCGGGGGGTGGATGTATCAGACTGGACCAGGCAAATGGAAGAGCTTGAAAGCGAAGGCAAGACGGTTATGATGGCAGCGGTTGAGGGAAGCCTGGCCGGCTTGCTGGCGGTGGCCGACACGGTGAAGGAGACTTCCGCAGAGGCAATCGATGCGTTAAAGCAAATGGGAATCGAAGTGGTCATGATAACAGGCGACAACCGGCGCACGGCAGAAGCCATTGCCCGGCAAGTGGGAATTGAGCGGGTGCTGGCGGAGGTGTTGCCGGAGCATAAGGCGGAGCAGGTCAGCCAACTGAAGGAGCAAGGCAAGGTTGTGGCCATGGTGGGCGACGGCATCAATGATGCGCCTGCTTTGGCGGCAGCCGATGTCGGTATGGCAATTGGAACCGGTACAGATGTCGCCATGGAAGCGGCTGACGTTACCCTCATGCGAGGGGATCTCAGGAGTATACCGGATGCCATCAGCCTGTCTAAGATGACCATGAAAAAGATCAGGCAAAACCTGTTCTGGGCTTTTATTTACAATGTAATCGGAATTCCCATTGCCGCATTCGGATTCTTGAGTCCCATCATTGCAGGGGCCGCGATGGCTCTCAGTTCCGTTTCTGTCGTATCCAATTCGCTTCTGTTGAAGCGTTGGAAAGCTTCATAA
- the copZ gene encoding copper chaperone CopZ encodes MATVTLNVKGMSCGHCVKAIEGALGELNGVERALVDLQGGTVTVEYREESVSVDQMKEAIEDAGYDVA; translated from the coding sequence ATGGCAACTGTAACACTGAATGTAAAAGGCATGTCCTGCGGACATTGCGTGAAAGCGATTGAAGGAGCACTTGGCGAGTTGAACGGGGTGGAACGGGCCCTTGTAGATCTGCAAGGAGGCACCGTTACGGTGGAATACCGGGAAGAATCCGTAAGCGTTGATCAAATGAAAGAAGCGATTGAAGATGCAGGCTACGATGTGGCCTGA
- a CDS encoding cation diffusion facilitator family transporter: MEYRERVSKLAAWIAVASNILLTVLKLVIGYIFASNALVADGYHSAADVLASVAVLIAMKVSNRPADEDHPYGHGKAEVIASAVVAGVLTVASLEIGIGSIEALTEPAHKPHWIAFATAGFSWILKQLLYTYTLRLGKKLKSPGLVATAIDHQADVYASIAAVAGIGAALIGSRLQMPVFYYADPVAGFVVALLILKLAYETGREAVEILMERNVDPDKLHAFSRTIFSVQHVKRLDRLRARAHGHYILVDVRVGVPGTITVQEGHDVARSIRDSIKRDHPDVKEVLVHVNPWYENEEK; encoded by the coding sequence GTGGAGTACCGGGAACGGGTAAGCAAACTGGCAGCATGGATTGCGGTAGCTTCCAATATCTTGTTGACGGTACTGAAACTGGTTATCGGATATATCTTTGCAAGTAATGCACTGGTGGCCGACGGGTATCACTCGGCTGCTGACGTATTGGCATCCGTTGCGGTGCTGATTGCCATGAAAGTATCAAACCGTCCGGCTGACGAAGATCACCCCTATGGTCATGGAAAAGCGGAAGTCATCGCATCTGCGGTAGTTGCGGGGGTTTTGACGGTAGCTTCGTTGGAAATCGGCATCGGATCCATTGAGGCCCTGACGGAGCCCGCTCACAAACCGCATTGGATCGCGTTTGCCACTGCAGGTTTCTCCTGGATCCTGAAACAATTGTTGTATACCTATACTTTGCGTCTCGGCAAGAAGTTGAAGTCACCCGGGTTGGTCGCAACGGCTATTGATCATCAGGCGGATGTGTACGCTTCGATTGCCGCTGTGGCGGGAATCGGTGCCGCGTTGATCGGAAGCCGCTTACAGATGCCGGTCTTTTATTACGCTGATCCGGTTGCAGGATTTGTCGTGGCTTTACTGATTCTCAAGCTGGCTTATGAGACAGGGCGGGAAGCGGTCGAGATCCTGATGGAGCGAAATGTCGACCCGGATAAGCTGCATGCGTTCAGCCGCACCATTTTTTCCGTCCAACATGTCAAGCGGTTGGATCGACTTAGGGCCCGCGCCCATGGACATTACATATTGGTGGATGTACGAGTGGGGGTGCCGGGTACGATCACCGTTCAGGAAGGACACGATGTGGCCCGTTCCATTCGGGATTCCATCAAACGTGATCATCCCGATGTAAAGGAGGTTTTGGTGCATGTAAACCCTTGGTACGAGAATGAGGAAAAATGA
- the fadH gene encoding 2,4-dienoyl-CoA reductase → MHGQVAIVTGGATGMGRAMALKFADLGAKVVVASRNLENLQTVVQDIENNGGEALAIQCDVRNPDQVENMVENTISHFGSIDILVNNAAGNFICPAEKLTINGWNSVVNIVLNGTFYCSHAVGKRWIQEGRKGNILNMVATYAWTGSPGVVHSASAKAGVLMMTRTLAAEWGRYGIRVNAIAPGPIENTGGADRLFGTPEIAQKVVEGVPLRRLGTPEEIANLASYMVSPYADYMTGECVTLDGGAWLDKGFLGYAGTL, encoded by the coding sequence CTGCACGGTCAAGTGGCAATCGTAACCGGCGGGGCCACCGGAATGGGGCGCGCAATGGCACTCAAATTTGCCGATCTGGGAGCGAAGGTCGTTGTGGCAAGCCGCAACCTGGAGAATTTGCAGACGGTGGTACAAGATATTGAAAACAACGGGGGAGAAGCATTGGCGATCCAATGTGACGTAAGAAATCCCGATCAAGTGGAGAACATGGTGGAGAATACGATTTCCCATTTTGGATCCATTGACATTCTGGTTAACAACGCGGCGGGAAACTTCATTTGTCCTGCGGAGAAACTGACGATTAACGGTTGGAATTCGGTAGTCAATATTGTGCTGAACGGAACCTTCTATTGTTCCCATGCGGTGGGCAAACGGTGGATCCAGGAAGGAAGAAAGGGCAACATTCTGAATATGGTCGCTACTTACGCGTGGACGGGGTCCCCCGGTGTTGTTCATTCCGCTTCGGCGAAGGCGGGGGTCCTAATGATGACGCGAACCCTTGCCGCTGAATGGGGTCGGTATGGCATACGGGTAAATGCAATTGCTCCCGGTCCAATTGAGAATACGGGTGGGGCAGACAGGCTGTTTGGAACGCCGGAAATCGCTCAGAAGGTAGTTGAAGGAGTTCCTTTGCGCCGGTTGGGAACACCCGAAGAAATCGCCAACCTGGCAAGTTATATGGTGTCGCCTTATGCTGATTACATGACAGGCGAATGTGTGACACTGGACGGCGGAGCTTGGCTGGACAAAGGTTTTTTGGGATATGCGGGGACTTTGTAG
- a CDS encoding DUF4367 domain-containing protein: MRKSFALLMAAILVLSLGLAGCGKRTMDNVVKDLQGVQKSLKSYQSKAMMVVQQPQSTTKYYIETWYQAPNLYRIALGNEQKEINQVIVRNEEGIFVVNPQLKKSFRFRGDWAEEHGGHVYLYHAMIDRIIKSQDKKFSAKEGAVVIEMPMMPENPIISKQQVLLDDRKLYPKQMILLNKDEQPVVTVNYESFETGMSFNKDAFTPEAAMAMGKDKGAVPVTAGKTDFGAIEPTYLPKDFTFKEIKEQEGAIYLIYQDGKGKALTIVERRPAPGVAVLPESEVHDLYGIPAVVTGAGDVKTMYWTARGVEFSMTASLPVQEMAKIAQSTMGMTGK; the protein is encoded by the coding sequence ATGCGCAAATCGTTTGCCCTTCTGATGGCGGCCATCCTTGTGTTGAGTCTGGGATTGGCCGGCTGCGGTAAACGAACGATGGACAATGTGGTCAAGGATTTGCAAGGGGTGCAGAAAAGCCTGAAATCTTACCAGAGCAAAGCGATGATGGTGGTGCAGCAGCCCCAATCGACCACCAAGTATTACATTGAAACCTGGTATCAGGCACCCAATCTTTATCGGATTGCCCTTGGCAATGAACAGAAGGAAATCAACCAAGTGATTGTGCGGAACGAAGAAGGTATTTTTGTCGTGAATCCCCAGTTAAAAAAGAGTTTCCGGTTCCGGGGCGATTGGGCGGAAGAGCATGGAGGCCACGTCTATCTGTACCATGCAATGATTGACAGGATTATAAAATCACAAGATAAAAAGTTCTCCGCGAAAGAAGGAGCGGTTGTCATTGAAATGCCGATGATGCCCGAAAATCCGATCATCTCCAAGCAACAGGTTTTGCTGGATGACAGAAAACTTTATCCGAAGCAAATGATCTTGCTGAACAAGGATGAACAGCCGGTGGTGACAGTGAATTATGAATCCTTTGAAACCGGAATGAGCTTTAACAAGGATGCGTTCACACCGGAAGCGGCCATGGCTATGGGCAAAGACAAAGGGGCGGTCCCGGTTACGGCGGGCAAAACCGATTTTGGCGCAATCGAACCGACCTATTTACCCAAGGACTTCACGTTCAAGGAAATCAAGGAACAAGAAGGTGCCATTTACCTGATTTATCAGGATGGAAAAGGCAAAGCGCTGACAATTGTCGAACGGCGTCCGGCGCCGGGCGTGGCCGTTCTGCCGGAATCCGAAGTGCATGATCTGTATGGCATCCCTGCAGTTGTAACAGGGGCGGGTGATGTGAAGACCATGTACTGGACTGCACGGGGCGTGGAGTTCTCAATGACCGCTTCACTTCCTGTTCAGGAAATGGCAAAAATTGCCCAGTCGACAATGGGGATGACGGGCAAATAG
- the alr gene encoding alanine racemase has protein sequence MIRPTWAEIDLGHIAHNLREFRRILPEQTRIMAVVKADGYGHGAVPVAKQAIAAGAAFLGVATLEEAIELRKAGIDEPILVLGYVPPSAAREILRWNVRQTCFHMEMVEALAQEAVVAGTTARIHVKVDTGMGRLGLQAEEAADFVQAAGRLKGIEVEGVYSHFATADELDKAYAERQAARWKEFLSALGNRGIPVPLRHIANSAAAMELPDMAYDMVRIGISMYGLYPSQEVDRSRVNLRQALRLVTRIVHLKTLPRGAGVSYGAAKVEREQAVIATLPIGYADGFSRRLSGKAHVLVRGQRVPIIGRICMDQCMADVTDVEGVSVGDEVVLYGGQGESFISLDEIADLVGSISYEVVCGLGKRVTRKYVGV, from the coding sequence ATGATTCGACCAACTTGGGCAGAAATTGATCTTGGGCATATTGCACACAATCTACGGGAATTCCGCAGGATTCTGCCTGAACAGACACGCATCATGGCGGTTGTAAAAGCGGACGGATACGGCCACGGCGCCGTTCCTGTGGCCAAACAGGCCATAGCCGCAGGCGCTGCTTTCCTGGGTGTCGCCACTCTGGAAGAAGCTATTGAACTGCGAAAAGCCGGAATTGACGAACCAATACTCGTACTCGGGTATGTACCTCCATCTGCTGCCAGGGAGATCCTACGGTGGAATGTCAGGCAAACGTGTTTTCACATGGAGATGGTGGAGGCTCTGGCACAAGAAGCGGTTGTGGCGGGAACAACCGCCCGCATTCACGTCAAAGTAGATACGGGAATGGGAAGACTGGGCCTGCAAGCGGAAGAAGCGGCTGATTTCGTCCAAGCGGCGGGACGGTTGAAGGGAATCGAGGTTGAAGGGGTGTATTCCCACTTCGCCACAGCGGATGAACTGGATAAAGCTTACGCGGAAAGGCAAGCGGCCAGATGGAAGGAATTCCTGTCGGCGTTGGGGAACAGGGGGATTCCAGTTCCCCTGCGTCACATTGCAAACAGTGCGGCCGCCATGGAATTGCCGGACATGGCCTATGATATGGTCAGGATCGGAATTTCGATGTACGGGTTGTATCCTTCCCAAGAGGTAGACCGATCCAGGGTGAATTTGCGCCAGGCTCTCCGTTTGGTTACCCGGATTGTACACCTGAAGACACTGCCACGCGGTGCAGGGGTTTCCTATGGTGCGGCAAAAGTGGAGCGGGAGCAAGCGGTGATTGCCACATTACCTATTGGATACGCGGATGGTTTTTCGCGTCGCTTGTCCGGGAAAGCTCATGTCCTTGTTCGCGGACAAAGGGTGCCGATTATCGGAAGGATCTGCATGGACCAATGCATGGCAGATGTAACTGACGTGGAAGGGGTTTCGGTCGGCGACGAAGTGGTATTGTATGGAGGACAAGGGGAGAGCTTCATTTCACTGGATGAGATTGCCGACTTGGTGGGATCAATCTCTTATGAAGTGGTATGCGGTTTGGGAAAACGCGTGACAAGAAAATATGTAGGTGTTTAA
- a CDS encoding CopG family ribbon-helix-helix protein, producing the protein MLSKTKRIMVSIPNHLLQEVDCIVEQEKSNRSELIRRAMSMYVNERKKRCIRETMQRGYMEMANINLNIASEAFLAEEEAETTLDRLVSGV; encoded by the coding sequence ATGTTGTCAAAGACGAAACGCATTATGGTCAGTATTCCCAATCATCTCCTTCAGGAAGTGGATTGTATCGTGGAACAGGAAAAATCGAACCGGAGCGAACTGATTCGCCGAGCGATGAGCATGTACGTAAATGAACGCAAGAAACGGTGTATTCGGGAAACGATGCAGCGCGGCTACATGGAGATGGCGAATATCAACCTGAATATTGCATCGGAAGCGTTTCTCGCAGAAGAGGAAGCGGAAACTACACTAGATCGGCTGGTTAGCGGGGTGTAG
- a CDS encoding type II toxin-antitoxin system PemK/MazF family toxin, with translation MNVKRGDVFFAELSPVVGSEQGGFRPVLILQNDIGNRFSPTVIVAAITAQIQKAKLPTHVEIKAETTGLERDSVILLEQIRTIDKQRLTDKITHLDDELMSKVNDALMISLGLIEF, from the coding sequence TTGAACGTTAAGCGTGGGGATGTTTTTTTCGCCGAGCTGTCACCCGTTGTTGGTTCTGAGCAGGGGGGTTTTCGTCCCGTCCTGATTCTTCAGAATGATATCGGCAATCGGTTCAGTCCAACTGTGATTGTGGCGGCCATCACCGCTCAAATTCAAAAAGCGAAACTTCCCACGCATGTTGAGATCAAAGCGGAAACAACCGGACTGGAACGCGATTCTGTAATTCTGTTGGAACAGATCCGAACCATAGACAAACAACGATTGACCGATAAAATCACGCATCTGGATGACGAATTGATGAGCAAGGTCAATGATGCGCTTATGATTTCTCTCGGTCTGATCGAATTCTAG
- a CDS encoding cupin domain-containing protein, which translates to MQSGDSMYFEADCPHQFRNNGDSECRYYLVIDSRESGS; encoded by the coding sequence CTGCAATCTGGGGATTCCATGTATTTTGAGGCGGATTGTCCCCACCAATTCCGCAATAATGGCGATAGCGAATGCCGCTATTATCTGGTGATTGACTCTCGGGAAAGCGGAAGTTGA
- a CDS encoding L-lactate permease — MLLVAAVSPLILVVVLLLLFRRSAVEASFAGLLWAVATGVSMFGLSWSATGESLLDGLDPALRVVYVLSTGLWLYQLLRRTGALERMAGTVERISPDPLRRVLFVVIVIAPFLEAVSGFGAGIVLAGPLIMALGYKGMQAGMLSLLTQNLVPWGAMAVGTTLGAEIAGVHPRQIGILSTLFAVPIFIYWSYAVAVTAAGWRQAVKQSWDVLLAAGLMLAGLSIANRFLTVEAACVFAGLAAAGGLGLIWRKGREKRLQPSFLSGESPVSLMKALVPYLVFLAMIAGTRLLNMIPLIADWFKNHPYLYSPGTAMLVACISVVPLFRMDGQEVRNSLRDTWKQVRPAALSTIGFVLMGMLLKDAGMIEIITGSMSIDGAVYLLAAPLIGGLGGWMTGSNAAANAMWMHFQAGMARSLGMPTDVMASVQNTAAANLTMASPSRVALGAAVAGIIGREGELLQKVLPLSLGVLGLVVVCSILFLAFGELWQNL; from the coding sequence ATGCTGCTAGTAGCTGCCGTAAGCCCTTTGATTCTTGTGGTGGTGTTGCTGCTGCTGTTTCGCCGAAGCGCAGTGGAGGCAAGTTTTGCAGGTCTTCTCTGGGCTGTGGCAACAGGGGTGTCGATGTTCGGCCTTTCCTGGTCGGCCACTGGCGAGTCGTTACTTGACGGGCTGGATCCGGCATTGCGAGTTGTGTATGTGTTATCGACAGGCCTGTGGCTTTACCAACTGCTCCGACGGACTGGGGCTCTTGAACGGATGGCGGGAACGGTGGAGAGGATCTCACCCGACCCGTTAAGAAGAGTTTTGTTTGTCGTGATTGTAATTGCTCCGTTTCTGGAAGCCGTTAGCGGGTTTGGCGCCGGCATTGTTCTTGCGGGACCGCTGATTATGGCGTTGGGCTACAAGGGAATGCAGGCAGGGATGCTCTCCTTGTTGACCCAGAATCTGGTTCCATGGGGCGCCATGGCGGTGGGCACCACATTGGGAGCCGAGATTGCCGGAGTCCACCCCCGGCAGATTGGTATTCTCAGCACGTTGTTTGCAGTTCCGATTTTCATTTATTGGTCCTATGCGGTTGCGGTTACAGCCGCGGGATGGCGGCAAGCGGTAAAGCAAAGCTGGGATGTCCTGTTGGCAGCAGGACTCATGCTTGCCGGTCTAAGTATTGCCAACCGGTTTCTGACTGTTGAGGCAGCCTGTGTGTTTGCGGGTCTGGCGGCGGCAGGCGGTTTGGGCTTGATCTGGAGAAAGGGAAGGGAGAAGAGGCTTCAACCATCCTTTCTTTCCGGGGAGTCCCCTGTTTCCTTGATGAAAGCACTGGTTCCTTATCTGGTTTTTCTTGCCATGATTGCAGGCACCCGTCTTCTGAATATGATTCCGTTGATTGCGGATTGGTTCAAAAATCATCCGTATTTGTACAGTCCCGGAACGGCCATGCTGGTTGCATGCATCTCGGTTGTTCCCCTGTTCCGGATGGACGGACAGGAGGTCAGAAACAGCCTGCGGGACACTTGGAAGCAGGTGCGTCCGGCTGCTCTCTCCACGATCGGGTTCGTCTTGATGGGAATGTTATTGAAAGATGCCGGTATGATCGAAATCATTACAGGGTCTATGTCAATTGACGGTGCCGTCTATCTTTTGGCGGCCCCTCTGATTGGCGGCCTGGGAGGCTGGATGACCGGTTCGAACGCTGCAGCCAATGCCATGTGGATGCACTTTCAGGCTGGTATGGCGAGAAGTCTTGGAATGCCGACAGATGTCATGGCTTCTGTGCAAAATACGGCAGCCGCCAATCTGACGATGGCATCTCCTTCACGAGTGGCACTTGGGGCTGCTGTTGCCGGAATCATTGGCCGGGAAGGGGAACTGCTTCAGAAAGTCCTGCCGCTGTCTCTTGGAGTATTGGGATTGGTTGTTGTTTGCAGCATTCTGTTTCTTGCGTTCGGAGAGCTTTGGCAAAACCTGTGA